From the genome of Rhizobium sp. ZPR4:
AGCAATACCGCCGCGTAGCGACCGCCCAGCTCGCGGATGAGGTCGCCTGCCCTCTCGTCGCCAGGGCGGACATAAGGAACCAGCTTCACCTGGCCGACGCGCATTACGACGTAAGGCGTCAGCGGAGGGATACAGTCATCCGGATCAACGTCGGTCAGGCATGAGAGCGCAGTGGCAAAGGTTGAATGCAAATGAACCACTGCACCGGTTTGCCGCCGGGTCTCGTAGAACGCATTGTGAAGGAAAATCTCTTTCGAAGGCTTATCGCCCGAAAGGTGCTTCCCGTCTCTGCTGACCTTGCTGATCCGGGCAGGATCGAGAAAGCCGAGCGAGGAGTTCGTCGGCGTCATGAGGATGCCGTCGTCGACGGCAGCACTGATATTGCCAGCGGTTCCCACCGAGTAGCCGCGTTCGAAAAGCGAATGGGAGAGACGGGCGATCTCGTCGCGGATTTTGGTTTCGCTGCTCATCGTGACGTCAGTCTTTCAAGTGCTTTCGCGAAGAAGTCTCGAGCCCCGAAGTTTCCGGATTTGAGCGCAAGCGCGATTGGCTTTTCTCCATGTGAGAGCAGGACGGGAACGCCGGGATCGATTTCCTGACCGATGGTCAGCGCGCCGAGATCGAGAGCGGAGACAACGGCACCTGACGTTTCGCCGCCGGCCACGACGAGCCTGGTGACGCCGGCAGCAACCAGTTTCCGCGCGGTCTCGGCAAATAATCCGTCGAGCTTGTGAGCGACTTCATCCCGGCCATATTTGTCCTGCATCTGGCTAACGTCCTCCGGTGTGCCGGAAGAATAGACGAGCGGTGCCTTTCCGTAATTGGCCCGGACAAAGCTGACGATGTCGTCTGCCGTCGTTTCGCCGCTCATGACCTTGTCGACATCGATCGGAAACGTTGGGTGGTCGATCCTGTGAAGATCGATCTGGCCTCGGGTGGCGCCCGAGCAGCTTCCTGCCAGGATAGCCTCGGGGCCGGTCGTTCCTATAGTCGTTTCATGAGTTCCCGTGGCCAGTCCTTGCTTGATGAAATTCGCGGGCAGACCGATGGCGATACCCGAGCCGCCGGTCACCAGCTTGTGATCAGCAACCGCGGCCCCGATGGCTGCCAGCTCATCGTCCGAGGTGGCATCGACAATGACCATCGTCTCTTCAGCTTCCGCGAGAGCGGCTTTGATGGCGGTTGCACCTTGCCGAACGATCGGGGCAGGCACCAGGCCTACCGGAGATTTGGTCTGGTAGCCGAGCCAGCGCCGGATGTCGGGATCTGTCATTGGTGTCAGCGGATGGTTCTGAAGGCCAGACTCGCTCAGCAATCGATCCTGGACAAACAAATGCCCCATGTAGACCGTGCGTCCGGCACCGGGGAATGCCGGGCAAGCGACGACACCTTTTGAGCTCAAGGCAGCCGCGAGCGCTTCGCCAACCGGCCCTATGTTGCCTTCCTTCGTCGAGTCGAATGTCGAGCAATATTTGAAGACAATCTGCCGGCAGCCTTGCGCCAGAAGCCATTCCAGCGCTGCCAATGACTGCCGGATGGCGTCATCGACCGGAATCGATCGACTCTTCAGCGCAACGACCCCCGCTTCGACGTCAGCTGGAGCGGCACTTTGCGGCACACCCAGAAACTGCGCGGTCTTTAGTCCACCATGAGGAGCCAACCCCTTCGCAATTGCATTGGCAATATCGCTTGCCCCTGTGAAGTCGTCGGCAATTACACCCAATAGCATTCGAATTTCCTTTCCGGGACCGCGATCAGAAGCTGTAGAGCTTGGCCGCGTTGTCGACAAAAATCTTTCGACGCGTTGCGTCGTCCTCCGCCCATTCCGCAGAGAGGTCCATCAGCCTTGCATCGTCTGGCGTTCCGAAATTCCCGGGCGAAGGATGTGGCCAGTCGGAAGCCCAAAGGACCCGGTCCGGGGCAATCTTCAGATAGGCTTGTGCGACCGCACCCACATCCTCGTAGGTGGGTGGCCCAACCTTGGTATCCTGATAGATGCTCGAGAGCTTTGTGTAGGCTTTTCCTTGTTCCAGAAGCCGGCTCACGACAACAAATCCCGGATGCCGAAGGCTGTCTGGTTGGGGAATGCGCCCCAGGTGGTCGAATACGACGGTTACCGGCAAGCGGCCCAGCAAGTCTGCATTCTTGGCAATGTCGCCTCCGGACATGTGTACCTGGATATGCCAACCAAGATCGGCCACGCGCTTCGATAGCGGCTCGATCATATCCACCGTCGTTGCACCCGCCCTTCCCAGATTAAAGCGAATCCCACGTATTCCCGCCTCGTCGAGCTCCTTGAGCTGTGAATCGCTGACTGAAGTGTCGACAACTGCAATGCCGCGGGCGCGCGATCCAAGTCCCCTTAGTGCGGCGAGCAAACACGAGTTGTCGGTGCCGTAGGTCGACGGCTGAATGATCACGCTTCTTTCAAAGCCAAGCCTGGCGCGGAGCCTCTCATAATCTGTCACGGAGGCATTTGGCGGAACGAGACTTGCATTGGCCGCAGCGGGAAAGCGGTTGTCGTAGATATGAAAATGCGCATCGCATGTCTGCGGTAGCGCTTTGAATTTCGGTCGGTCATTGCCCGAGGAATGGGGTACCATCTCGTCGCTCCACGCAGAACGTGTCGACAGCGCTGCTGCAGCACCAAGAGCTCCGGCCAGAAATTTACGTCTTCCAATCTCGCTATGCATCGTTCCTCCTGTCGCATGCCAATGAACATCAGTTCCCGGCCAGCATTTTCCGAAGCTTCGCGACGGCTGCGTCCGGACTGCTGAATACGGGAATGTCCGTGACCCCACGGACGGGAGCGAGGGCTCGCGCCGTCGAGAAGTGAGCGAGCATGATCGCGTCAAAATCCCGAAGAGATGCGGCAGCTTCGACAACGAGACGATTGTGCGTCTCCGCATCGCCCCGGCGGATGGCCTCGATCGCCCCTTCGACAAGAAAGCTGCTGATGCTCGCAGCAGGGTTGAGCCTCGCCGCCTCTTCGTGAAATTCAGCCTCCATTCCCTCTCGGGCGGGGGGAAATGTATAGAGCATCGCCGTGCGGCCGCCTTGGTTGATCGCGGCTTCAAACATCGCTTCATTAGGTTTGAGAACGGGAATTGGAAGCTTGGAGGCCGCCGCCTCGATAGCGCTTCCAAAAGCCGAACAAGTAAAGAGCACGGCCGAGCATCGCGCGTCGAATGCATATTTTGCGAGCGCGCAAATACGCTCAGCAAGGTCCGGCGTGATATCGGCAGCCTTCGCACGGTCCGGCGAGAGGCTGTCTTCGAGAATGTTGACTGTCTCGGCTTCCGGCCAAGCGACCGCGAAGGAAGCCTCAATTGGCCCCATGGCGATTGGTGTCGCATGGATCAGCGCGATACGCGGAGTGGCAGACATTTCGACCTCTGAATGAATGACAGGTCAGCGACCGCCCGGAAGGATGGATGGGCGGCCGCCGAGGTGCTTACTTTTGAGCGCCAGAGAACAGCCAGACACTTTCAGCCGGGATTTGAGCCCAGACCTTGCCCGTCGGGATTTGCTTTGTTCCATGCGCTTTCGCCACAAAGTCACCGCGCCGCAGGCGATATTCCCAACGGTCGCCAAGATAGATGCTGTCGTCGAGATTCATCTCGATGCCGTCGTTCGCCGGGGTGTCGCTGACTGTGATCTGTTCGACGCGAATGATAGCGCGGGCATCCTGCGCCGTACCGAGGCCCGCAGCCTCGCGCACGGTTCCGTTGAGGCTCCATCCGTCACCGCCAATGATGGCCGCCTTGCCATCCACCGTCTGCACTTTGCCCTTGACGATATTGTTCGCGCCGAGGAAATCGGCCGAATAGAAGCTGTTCGGGTTGGAGTAAATTTCCTGTGGTCTGCCTTGCTGAACGATCCGGCCGTCTTGCAGCAGGAGAATGTTATCCGCAGCTGCCAGCGCTTCGCTCTGGTCGTGTGTCACCAGGATGGCGCAGATTTCCAAATCGAGGATCAGCTTGCGAATCCAGTACCGGGCTTCCTCGCGAAGCTTGGCATCGAGATTCGATAACGGTTCATCGAGCAGCAAAACACGCGGCTCGTAGACCAGAGCACGGCAGATCGCGACACGCTGCTGTTGGCCGCCGGAAAGCTGTGATGGATATCGGTCCGCAAGATGGCCAAGACCAAGGCGCTCAAGAATTGCCTGCACGCGGTTGCCGATTTCGGTCGAGTTCACGCCCCGCAGCTTGAGACCGTAGCCGACGTTTTCCTTTACGGTCCGATGCGGCCATAGCGCGTAGGATTGGAACACGAGCCCGATGTTGCGTTGCTCAGGCGGCAAGGCCAGTTTCTTTTCGCCATCGAGCACTGTCTTGCCGCCGATGACGATAGTTCCGATTTCGGGTTGCTCGAGGCCAGCCACGCACCGCAGCAATGTCGTCTTGCCGCTGCCCGATGCTCCGAGCAGCGCAACGATGCTTCCACGCTCTGCGGTAAATGAAGCGCCCTTCAGGATTTGCAGGCCGCCCAGCCACTTCTGGACATTGTTGACAACGAGTTCAGTCATGGATTTTTGCTCCCAACCGGAGTGCCAGGGCGAGGCCCGCACCCGTAAGTACGATGCTGATGAGGGAAAGGGCAGCGATGGTGTTCATTGCGCCGGTCTGCAGCAGCGAGACCATGAGCGAGCCGATCACTTCAGTCCCAGCGCCCATGAGATAGACACCTGTCGCGTATTCCCGCAGGAAGATGATCATGATCAAGGCCCATGCACCGGCCAGGCCGGGTCGAACGATTGGAATGACGATATCCTTCCACGTCCGCCCAATCGTCGCACCTGTGGTGCGAGCGGACTCTTCGAGTTCAGGGGCAACCTGCAACAACGTGCCCTGGAGAAGTCGCAGGCCATATGAGA
Proteins encoded in this window:
- a CDS encoding amidohydrolase family protein; its protein translation is MHSEIGRRKFLAGALGAAAALSTRSAWSDEMVPHSSGNDRPKFKALPQTCDAHFHIYDNRFPAAANASLVPPNASVTDYERLRARLGFERSVIIQPSTYGTDNSCLLAALRGLGSRARGIAVVDTSVSDSQLKELDEAGIRGIRFNLGRAGATTVDMIEPLSKRVADLGWHIQVHMSGGDIAKNADLLGRLPVTVVFDHLGRIPQPDSLRHPGFVVVSRLLEQGKAYTKLSSIYQDTKVGPPTYEDVGAVAQAYLKIAPDRVLWASDWPHPSPGNFGTPDDARLMDLSAEWAEDDATRRKIFVDNAAKLYSF
- a CDS encoding ABC transporter ATP-binding protein, whose amino-acid sequence is MTELVVNNVQKWLGGLQILKGASFTAERGSIVALLGASGSGKTTLLRCVAGLEQPEIGTIVIGGKTVLDGEKKLALPPEQRNIGLVFQSYALWPHRTVKENVGYGLKLRGVNSTEIGNRVQAILERLGLGHLADRYPSQLSGGQQQRVAICRALVYEPRVLLLDEPLSNLDAKLREEARYWIRKLILDLEICAILVTHDQSEALAAADNILLLQDGRIVQQGRPQEIYSNPNSFYSADFLGANNIVKGKVQTVDGKAAIIGGDGWSLNGTVREAAGLGTAQDARAIIRVEQITVSDTPANDGIEMNLDDSIYLGDRWEYRLRRGDFVAKAHGTKQIPTGKVWAQIPAESVWLFSGAQK
- a CDS encoding arylsulfatase, producing the protein MSATPRIALIHATPIAMGPIEASFAVAWPEAETVNILEDSLSPDRAKAADITPDLAERICALAKYAFDARCSAVLFTCSAFGSAIEAAASKLPIPVLKPNEAMFEAAINQGGRTAMLYTFPPAREGMEAEFHEEAARLNPAASISSFLVEGAIEAIRRGDAETHNRLVVEAAASLRDFDAIMLAHFSTARALAPVRGVTDIPVFSSPDAAVAKLRKMLAGN
- the otnC gene encoding 3-oxo-tetronate 4-phosphate decarboxylase; this encodes MSSETKIRDEIARLSHSLFERGYSVGTAGNISAAVDDGILMTPTNSSLGFLDPARISKVSRDGKHLSGDKPSKEIFLHNAFYETRRQTGAVVHLHSTFATALSCLTDVDPDDCIPPLTPYVVMRVGQVKLVPYVRPGDERAGDLIRELGGRYAAVLLANHGPVVTGRDIGAAVHAAEELEETAKLLVLLRGAPVRMLTQENVAELKTVFGAY
- the otnK gene encoding 3-oxo-tetronate kinase; the encoded protein is MLLGVIADDFTGASDIANAIAKGLAPHGGLKTAQFLGVPQSAAPADVEAGVVALKSRSIPVDDAIRQSLAALEWLLAQGCRQIVFKYCSTFDSTKEGNIGPVGEALAAALSSKGVVACPAFPGAGRTVYMGHLFVQDRLLSESGLQNHPLTPMTDPDIRRWLGYQTKSPVGLVPAPIVRQGATAIKAALAEAEETMVIVDATSDDELAAIGAAVADHKLVTGGSGIAIGLPANFIKQGLATGTHETTIGTTGPEAILAGSCSGATRGQIDLHRIDHPTFPIDVDKVMSGETTADDIVSFVRANYGKAPLVYSSGTPEDVSQMQDKYGRDEVAHKLDGLFAETARKLVAAGVTRLVVAGGETSGAVVSALDLGALTIGQEIDPGVPVLLSHGEKPIALALKSGNFGARDFFAKALERLTSR